CATCGTTCTTCCTGGAAGGATCTTTGTACTTTTTTTTGTTTCAGTTGGGTGGTAGAACGACCTGGTGCGACCTGTATTTTCGGTTGGGTGCTAGAAGGATCGTTATTTCAGGAAGGTATGTTGCAATGAGGTGTATAATAGGAAAGGTATCGTGATTCCTGGATCCCTATCGTGATTAACCTTCAGGTCATTATTCCTGGAAAGGTATCGTGATTGACGTTGAGGTCATTATTTCCTTAAAATGTATCTtactgatgacgcgtcaagcacacgcccgttgggaaccccaagaggaaggtgtgatgcgtacagcagcaagtttttcctcagtaagaaaccaaggttatcgaaccagtaggagtcaatgaacacgtgaaggttgttggtgacggagtgtagtgcggcgcaacaccagggattccggcgccaacgtggaacctgcacaacacaatccaaatactttgtcccaacttaacagtgaggttgtcaatctcaccggcttgttgtaaacaaatgattaatcgtatggtgtggaaaatgatgtttgtttgcaaagaacagtaaagaacaatgattgcagtagattgtattcagatgtaaaagaatggaccggggtccacagttcactagtggtgtctctccaataagaaatagcatgttgggtgaacaaattacagttggacaattgacaaataaagagggcataacaatgcacatacatatcatgatcactactatgagatttaatcgggcattacgacaaagtacatagaccactatccaacatgcatctatgcctaaaaagtccaccttcgggttagcatccgcaccccttccagtattaagttgcaaacaacagacaattgcattaagtatggtgcgtaatgtaatcaatacaaatatccttagacaaagcattgatgttttatccctagtggcaacagcacatccacaaccttagaactttctgtcactgtcccagattcaatggaggcatgaacccactatcgagcataattactccctcttggagttacaagtatcaacttggccagagcctctactagcaacggagagcatgcaagatcataaacaacacatatatgatagattgataatcaacttgacatagtattccatattcatcggatcccaacaaacataacatgtagcattacaaatagatgatcttgatcatgataggcagctcacaagatctaacaatgatagcacatgaggagaagacaaccatctagctactgctatggacccatagtccaggggtgaactactcacacatcaatccagaggcgatcatggtgatgtagagtcctccgggagatgattcccctctccggcagggtgtcggaggcgatctcctgaatcccccgagatgggattggcggcggcggcgtctctggaaggttttccgtatcgtggctctcggtacaggggttttcgcgacgaaggctctaagtaggcggaagggcagagtcggagggctgacgagaggcccacaccatagggcggcgcgggcccccattggccgcgcggccctatggtggcggcgcatcgtcgccccacttcgtaatcccttcggtcttctggaagcttcgtggaaaaataagactctgggcgttgatttcgtccaattccgagaatatttcctttgtaggatttctgaaaccaaaaacagcagaaaacaacaactgactcttcggcatctcgtcaataggttagtgccggaaaatgcgtataaatgacataaagtgtgtataaaacatgtgagtatcatcataaaagtagcatggaacataagaaattatagatacgtttgagacgtatcacttaccATAATTAGCTTGTCCGTGGAAGATTTTGGGGGGGTCTGAGACTTGATAATTTGTGGGATCTTACTTGATCGGACGAAGCGGAGTAGGGAGAATAGATTGGATGGCTAGGATCTTttcaatgacgaccaccaaagtgcgttgactgtcaaacgaccaactcccatctatacctaataataaaggagctaagatttctgccaaaaagtttcgtcgACGCTTTTTTTTTGGACCGTTTTTCCCTCCCACCAACTCACATAATACTGCACCTGCCACCATAATACCGGTTCAGTTTATGATGTTTTCAACTCGCCGTGAACTTATGGCCGGATCCCCACCGCAAGCACAGACATTCGATTCGAGGAGAGCAGGAGCAAAGAATTTTTTTCGAAAATGGGCACTTTATTACTTGCGCAATAGACAcggcctctgcataactaagatgcacacagccgctcACAAATTCGTTACAAAACCACAAGGTGTTCAAAGAAAAAACTAAGTGCGAAAGCAGGACAACGTCTAGCTAGGAGGATCCAGCCGAAGGTcacgctgccacccatgttgggagaaaatatccctcgccgtatcctccaaccgtgaagacacctccgtaaataggtcccgGTGCTCCACGCGCTGCAACAGTATCCATGAACGAAGCAAGGTTGTGCACCGGTATATGACCTGCAAAAAGGAAGAAGAAATATTATTGAAAATcttatcatttctacatagccacaaCGACCAAATGATTGCAATCGCTGCCATCCTAATAAGACGTTTAAACCTAACATCCACACCATTGAGCCAGTTGCCAAATAAATTGACAACACTAGTTGGCGGGTATAAGGTGGACCCTATTTGGACGgctgaccatatagacctagctaacttacattggaagaataagtgtttaaTTGTCTCGTCttgatgacagaaaacacactttttacttccatgccagttgcgtttgccaagattatctttagtaagaattaCCCCCGGCGGAGATACCAGGCAAAGATTTTTGTTTTCAGTGGTATCTtcattttccaaattttggaattaTTATCGACCGGAAGTTCAGGCTGAATTAAAGCATTGTACATGGAAGCCACTGAGAATGAACCATTCCCAGTAAGATTCCAACGAAATACATCCGGTCCCTGCGTCAATTGAACTAACTCAAGACGCTGTAATAATTCCTGCCAAGAGGTTTGTCTGGGACCGATAAGACTTCTTCTAAACTCCACATTTGGTGGGAAATTTTCCAACACCTTAGCGATAGTATCGCTTTTGTGGCGCACTATACTGTACAATGCCGGATATTATTCTCGGAGTGTGGTGTTACCCAACCATTTATCCTCCTAGAAGCGAATTTCCGATCCATCCTTAATAGAGAAAGATCCATATGGAAAGAAAAACTTCTTTGTttccataagaccagcccaaaaGTGCGAATCTCCTGGTTTCCAAATAACCTGAGATAATGCCTTTGAGCCAATATACTTCCTCTTGAGGAGTGTTTGCCATATGCCCTCTTCGGTAAGTAGTTTATACAACCATTTACCAAGAAGTGCCCTATTCTTGACCTGAAGGTCTTGAATACCAAGTCCTCCACGATCTTTGGGCCGACACATCACACTCCATTTAGCCAGCCGATATTTACGTTTCTCGTTATCCCCTTGGCAgaagaatcttgatcggaaataaTCCAACCGTTTTAAGACTTCTCTGGGAAGTTGGAAGAAAGATATCATATATAGTACCATATTACTGAGTACCGCatttatgagaactaatcttcctcccaaggacaacaatttacctttccaactgctTAATCTAATCTGAAGCCTTTTCTCAACCAATTTCCACTCAACGTTGGTAAGTCTCCGATAGTGAATCGGAATTCCCAAGTACCTGATTGGAAATTAGCCTTGGCCACAGCCAAAAAGTTCAGCATACTCTGCAACATGGTCTTGGGTCTCGCCAAAAtaaaacaattcacttttatggaaatttattTTCAGACCCGACAAAAGCTCGAATGCAGAAATAGTTAATTTTAGGTTCCGAGCCTTGTCTatgtcatgatccataaaaagaattgtatcatcggcatattgaagaaTGGATAACCCTCCATCAACCAGATGAGGAATAACCCCTTCAATTTGGCCCTCAGACTTTGCACGCTCAATCAAGACAGCAAACATATCTGCCACTATATTAAATAGCACTGGAGATAATGGATCTCCCTGTCTTAGTCCTTTCTTAGTCTGAAAGTATTTGCTCACATCATCATTGACTTTAATGGCAACACTTCCACCCGAGATAAAACTATTGATTAACGCACGCTACTCGCACTCGTTAGAGAAGCCTTTCATTCTGAGAGTTTGTTGTAAAAAAGACCACTTAACCTTATCATAGGCCTTTTCGAAGTCAATTTTTAAAATGACTCCATTCAACTTCTTTCTATGCAATTCATGAACAGTTTCGTGGAGGATTACAACCCCATCCAGAATATTCCGTCCTTGCATAAAAGCAGTTTGAGAAGGTCTAATCACGTGATCTGCCACCGATGGGGCAAAGAGATACGCGGGCCTTGGATGGGGCCGAGGAGCCGAGCGGCGGCTATCTCCGGCGGGGCTTGTGGTGTCTGGCAGCATGCTCGCAACCGAGAGCGGTTGCCGAACAACAGGACGCGGACAAGCGAATCCAATCCCCTCCCTTGCCTCCGATGCTCGCGCCCGCGGGGACTCATCTTTGCAGGGGAAGGGATCAGGGGTGGCGGTGGTCGGTGGGAGGCGCGACTTGCCCTGAAGTGCGCAGGCGTGGAGAGCGAGGAGAACGCGGATGTGGACGCGTAGCTGTGCAGGTAGAGGCGAGCGTGGAACTGCGGAGGTTGCGTGTGCAGTCCAACCAGTTTCTCAAGGCCTTGGATGCCGCCATTGCTGCTCTCTCGCGCGGCTTCAGCTCCAGCGGAGAAACAAGGGCGGCGGTATGGGGAGAGGACGGGGTTGCTGGAACGAGCGTGCAGCGACTCGGTCGGTGGGGCAATACGCCGCTGAGGCCGGATGCCTCCATCCACAATCGGCAACCAGGGTGGCTGAATCTATCTCCAATGAACGACGaggtcggattcttccatcactgAACTGCGAAGACGCATGCCACCGTAGATCTTCCCGTACCCAATCTCAACCTTCTACGCTGGCTCGGATTCATTCGTCAGTCGCCATTGCACTGCGGCCGCGCATCCACGCCCATCGACCAAGCCCAACTCcgcctcctccttgacgcggagCGTCTGTCTCTGGTGGTCGCAGCCTGCTATCGCTGAAGCTGATTCGCAGGCAGCGGGCGTCGATGTAGCCACAGGGCACGAGCCTCATCAGCTTCATGTCGTCATTTGTACGTACCCGAACAAGCGCACCGGTCCTCCAAATCTCTTTCCCGTCCTCTCCAGATCTCTCCCGATCTACTACTAATACCACAAACAATTCTCTGCCTAGAGTCCCCTCCCGGCCAGCGCCTATTCACTTCGCGGGAATGACAGTGTCTACGAGTGGGAACTAGATTCCGTAGCTCACAGCCTGAATTTTATTTCTATGTACTGTATGTGTGTGGATGTGCATGAAAATGGTTCAGTTTTCTTTGCTAAAAAGAAGGTTCAGTTGTGATTCTGAATTTCGAAGTTACTGTACCATATTTCTCATTCTGAATCTCAGCAAATTCTCTCTAAtcaatggatttcatcaagttttgCTAAGCTCTGGAATATGGTATCATCTGTATTCTGTGATTGAATGGGGCGAATAGGATCAACAGATTACGTTGGTGCTAAATTCTTGACATTGAACCAAATAAACACTTTGCGGGTAAATTCTCTGATGCTAGCTAGATTTCCAGTTAATAGTTCAGATGGTAGGTACTAGCTTCAAACACCCAATAATATATTTTCTTCTTTAACACAAAGGTAGTTTTGCTGAACTTAATTTTTCTAGCACTTCAATCATTTATTATGATGACCGCTGTATGCAAACATTTTGATCTCTATGATTCGAGCTTCCCCAAAGGTAATGGACATTGTTCCTGGTCCATCTCACAGATTCGACTTATATCTTATCTTTGcattatttcttctttttctgcAGCCATATATCTTATAGACTTTCATATTCAACTTATTCTTCCATGTTGCTAGAGTATTTTCTCGTTTTGTATTTTAAACTCGATGTATTTCTTTTTCCGCAGCAAagcgcgggcattgtcctagtttaatagtaaagattgtaTTTGTTCCGAAGAACTAAGTGTATATTTCTAGTCAAAAGTCAACTGCAACCTTTGATCAATATTTATTAAAAATATTCATTTACAAAACCGAATCAATACAAATAGATCACTATAGACGTTGCATTTTTTTTAGAACGGAGGTAGCGGTAATTTCATCACAGTAACATTGTTCCACTGACATGTCGTCCCCACAAGCCTTAAACCCATCGTCAAGTCGTCTCCTCCGCCCGCCCTCTTTCCCTTCCCCGAAGCCGTCACCGTCATGAATTGCCGTCCGCCTCCGGTCACCGGCACCGCCGTCACCAGCACCAGCAAGAAGCCAACGACCGCCGGCTCACACGCCAACCTCCTCCCTACTTCTCCTCCCGCCGCGTCTAGTCTCCACCTTCCCCGCTTGCCGCCGCCACCTCCCCTTTCATGCAGCAACCACGCTCCCGTCCCCGCTGCCACCTCCACCCTCTCCAGGAACCCCGCCACCGCCACCCTCTACCCATCCGATGATTCCCTCTCCACcatgtccccgcgcgagcagacGGCGCTACTCTCGCGGCAGCGCCACTGGCGCCgcgcccacgacctgttcgacCGTTTGCGCGCGCTCCCGAGCTACGCCCCCAACCCTGTCCACTACAacgtcctcctccgccacctcgccCGCGCACACCGGTGGCCCGAGCTCGGCCGCACCTGGCTCAGGATGTCCCGGGACGACGCCGTGCCGCCCTCCAACCCAGCCTACGCCGCCCTCGCCGACGCTCTTGCCAAGGCCGGTTTGGCGCATGAATCCCTCCTGCTTCTCCTCCACATGCGCGCACGAGGTGTTTCCCCTGACGAGGTATCCATGAACACCTTCGTCCGCATCCTCAAGAACACCGGCCGCTACTCGGACGCACTCATCCTCTTCACCAACTGGTGCGATGGCAGGTTCGATGTTGAATTCCTCCATCTTGAATACAGACCCGTTGATTTCCATGGGCCGATGAAATTCTTGCTAGACGACATGTCCCATGAGAAACTTCATTCTGCTGCCGCACCGGGCGTTGAGGAGGTTCCTAGTAGGAAGCCAAAGCTTGTGGTGACGTATAACACCATGATCGACCTTTATGGAAAGGCTGGGAGGCTCAAGGACGCGATGGACTTGTTTCTGGATATGCTGGCTTATCAAGTTATGCCAGACATATATACGTTCAACTCAATGATCAATGTATTTGGCTCACATGGCAGCATAGAGGAGGCAGAGGTGCTGCTAGCTAACATGCTCGTCAGAGGGATCACTCCCGACATTAGGACCTTCAATGTGCTGATGACGGTGTCTGCGTCAGTGGGGGATGTGGAGGGAGCTTTGAGGTACTACCGTCAGATTGGGAGGACCGGGTTATGTGCCGATGCTGTGAGCTATAGGATTATGCTGCAGGTGCTATGTGAGAGGAACATGGTGCATCAAGCAGAAGATGTGATCCAAGGGATTATCAAGTCTGGTACTGGTGTTCATGAACAGTCCATTCCAGTTGTCATGAAGATGtacattgatcaaggattacttgACAAGGCAAATGCATTCTTTGAAAGGCATTGCAGAGGTGAGGAGGTGTCATCCAGGAATTATGCTGCCATCATGGATGCTTATGCAGACAAGTGTCTCTGGGAAGAAGCGGAGCATATTTTCCACTGTGATAGGGGAGCTGGGGGCAAGAGGGACATAGTGGAATATAATGTCATGGTTAAGGCTTATGGTTTGGCAAAACAGTATGATAGAGTCGCACCTCTACTTGAGAACATGAAGGGCTCTGGTATCTCACCTGATGAGTGCACTTACAATTCCTTAATTCAGATGTTTTCTGTTGGTGGATTTCCACACAGAGCTAAGAAGCTTTTGCGTAAAATGAAAGACACGGGATTTAAACCAGCATGTGAGACATACTCTGCTGTTATTAGATCTTATTCCCACAATTCCTTGGTACCTGAAGC
This region of Lolium perenne isolate Kyuss_39 chromosome 2, Kyuss_2.0, whole genome shotgun sequence genomic DNA includes:
- the LOC127333643 gene encoding pentatricopeptide repeat-containing protein At1g73710; amino-acid sequence: MNCRPPPVTGTAVTSTSKKPTTAGSHANLLPTSPPAASSLHLPRLPPPPPLSCSNHAPVPAATSTLSRNPATATLYPSDDSLSTMSPREQTALLSRQRHWRRAHDLFDRLRALPSYAPNPVHYNVLLRHLARAHRWPELGRTWLRMSRDDAVPPSNPAYAALADALAKAGLAHESLLLLLHMRARGVSPDEVSMNTFVRILKNTGRYSDALILFTNWCDGRFDVEFLHLEYRPVDFHGPMKFLLDDMSHEKLHSAAAPGVEEVPSRKPKLVVTYNTMIDLYGKAGRLKDAMDLFLDMLAYQVMPDIYTFNSMINVFGSHGSIEEAEVLLANMLVRGITPDIRTFNVLMTVSASVGDVEGALRYYRQIGRTGLCADAVSYRIMLQVLCERNMVHQAEDVIQGIIKSGTGVHEQSIPVVMKMYIDQGLLDKANAFFERHCRGEEVSSRNYAAIMDAYADKCLWEEAEHIFHCDRGAGGKRDIVEYNVMVKAYGLAKQYDRVAPLLENMKGSGISPDECTYNSLIQMFSVGGFPHRAKKLLRKMKDTGFKPACETYSAVIRSYSHNSLVPEAIDLYNEMKASAVEPNVVVYGMMIDMFAETGQVDKALHYSNLMVESGIVPNHIILTSIIKAYSKVNCWKEAQIFYTRMRNMDGGPDIIASNTMLNLYAKLGMVFEAKAIFDSLTRNNQADDVSYITMIFLYKNMGLLSESIKIAHKLQDSGLLSDCAAYNAVMACYVAKGNLRECAELVQKMVEDSIFPDASMFRMIFSAMNKVNISSEEVLQLESAYNDGRSSAKHAILAFLFSMAGMHATALNICEQLLKPELAIDPCAYNVAFKVYASCGEVDKAFSLFTQMHALGLKPDTVTYIHLSTCYGISGMSEAMRRINGLLAYRNSEFSKSLHNALVSFRESGNNDLAAQLLVKKC